TGAGTTTAATTAACCTTTCAATACAGGAATATGGGATTACAATCTACCCCGTTTCCCCTCTGTATATAGATAGTTAAATACTTACAAGTACAGTAGCACACATCAAGTTCTATCAACGAATGTGAAATCTGACAAAAAACtatgaaaggaaaggaaaagtaCTGTTCCAGTATTGATAGTCAtgactctgatgatgatgatgaattgatgatgatcTTGAATCCTGTCCAGACCCAGATACAAAATTGGATCTCTTACTAGAGAAGCTGAATCTTGGTGCTAGAAAAAAGTTGCTTGTTTTGAGCCTCAGTGGATTGCTCAGAGTTAATGTTCGAGACGAGAACAAAATTCCTAAGTCTCGAACCCCTGACTGGAAATATGCAAATTCACTCAGtaaatattcattttttgtttaCTAATGCTGTTTTGCGAAGTAATTTCCATTATATTCAGCAacatttcaaattatttttaacaaaaaatatttttgtgaTGATACAGTATATAAGAGGCCATTTAGTGGAGAATTCATGAAGTTCTGCTTGGAAAGATTTGAAGTGGGGATTTGGTCTTCTGCAATGGAGTTAGTAGCAGTCTTTTCAGAATTTTATTTGTTCTTTTTGTTTAATCTGATTCATATGATATATGATGTTACTCTTTTTACAATGAAAATTAAACAGGCATAATGTAGATGCTGCGTTAGACTTTACATGTGGAATATCGAGAAGCCAACTCCTATTTGTTTGGGTATAtatgtttttcttaatttgtataTAGATATGGATTGGTTAATTGGTTTATCAGTTTATTGATGTTTAAATGATTGGTGGCACATGATTCTGTTTAGGATCAAGATGAATGCACAGATTCCGGGTTTAAATCTTTGGAGAAAAAATCTAAGCCTCTTTTCTTCAAAGAACTGAATGAAGTCTGGAAATGTATCAAGAGAGGAGGCCCATATTCTGCTTCAAATACTTTGCTGATTGATGAtaaaccatacaaggcctttCTCAATCCTGTAATATGCAAAACAGTGTATTTAAATAGTTTGATTATGAATTTGATTatagttttagtttttaactATTTCAGTTACTGTCAATTGCAGCCTAGTACTGCAATATTTCCTGAGCCATATAAGCCAGAGGATAAATCTGATAAAGCCTTGGGTGAGAAGTTAATTATATAGTTAATTACTTGTATTTTGTGTGTTGATGtatactatttttaatttagtgatgAAATGTATGTTGCTTAATAGATCCAAAAGGAAGGCTATGCTCCTTCTTGAAAGGTCTTGCTGATGCTGAAGATGTTCAAGCTTATGTGAAGGATCATCCATTTGGCCAACCTGCAATTACATCCTCTCATCCTGACTGGGTGTTTTACTCAAAAGTTCGATCAAGTCTTGGCAAGAAGTGACATTGCAGAGTGCAAGGAAATAGTGCTATGAGTGTTTTTATTATGTCTTGTCAGTTTGAAACTTTTAATTATGCAGCCATTACTGTTATGATTTATTCCTGTGATTGGATTCGGCAATCACTCCTGCTATGTTTAAAGTTGTTCCTTTTATGAATGGTTATTTGTTTCTCCAATGCTGGATGCTAatcattatatattaaaaaagaagaacttctatcagtCAGATTATAGATTTTAATGAGTTGTTTCGTATGATAAAGATGgaggtgaaagagagaagagagtgtGTCTTTTCATATCAAAAGATATTTTTACCCATaagttttttaaatatttatataaatggCAAGTGGGGCAAAATTGGAAAGTAAAAAAATGAAGCAACATGTATCATTTCTTCTCAAAACCGAGAGATTGCTAAAAGGTGGGGTGACCCACCataattctctctctctctgctacaGTATTGGATAAACCAAACAAGGGTGGAAGTACAATCGCACCTCTAACTCCATCtatcctatctctctctcttcaaacTTTCTCCTACCAAACTAAAAGTAAATAGTTAAATTGAAAGTGTTCCACACATCATAATCCCAAACAGGCAATATCAGTTTATTAAAGATCAAAATAGGCAAAATTCATCTACTCATTCACAATATCTCTCGGTCGAAACGGGAGGGAAAGTGAAAGCTGCAaaatcaaattaagaaaaagtGAGGAGAACACCAATTTTAACAGCCCAAGTTTTACATAGAAAGTGAGTAATATAGATTTACACAGAAATGGAAAAGATAACATCAAAACATGTTCGTGTTCcctttagagcatctccaatggagtccttattttgggaccttaaaataagatccggatcttattagatctcaccattggagttatcctacatggcatgagatcttagcaaaagctaagattcgtaccttagctcaggtactctcaaatgtgagatcttaaataaaataatatttttttctctccttcaataccaaaaccaaagtaaaaattagggagggaaataaataatataaatatattgggtattGTGGGTCCAgtcaaaaagtaaaataagatcttaaccactagagtgaaatgtgcatgaaaaccttatgagtgtcttaaatcctatgtggcaatttgggcccacaaaaattgagttaagtcccaaaataagttcctaccattggagatgctcttatgtATGCTTCACAGTATCTCCTTCTCGGCTCATTTGAAACTCACATTAAAATATCAGTTTCAGTAGAAGATAATAGCACCAGTCCTAGTAGAAAGATAACCCCCTTTTGTAAGGTCAtcactaagaaattaaaatttgattAGCATCAGTCCTTGTCAAATAACTACAATCTTAGCATATCAAAATAGTGCTTGCTAAAGAACTACAACGACACTAAGAAAAGCCATGCTATAGACCAATCTCTTTTCAGTTTATGCATCGCGCCATGTGTCTATCATAACTCCAAGAAAACATGACTTTCTTTGAAGTAGTTCTCCAATCACGACATTACAATCAAGGACCGTTTATTAACTACAACCAGAAATTGCTTACTTGTAAAAATGGAAAACTGTGTGATGGCCGGTATTTTAATATGATAACCTCCAATTGTTCAATCTTGACAAATTATAGGATAAGATCATAGCATTTACCAAGAGGCTCTTGAACTTCTCGCCTCCTTCTTGGCAGATTTCAAAGAAACCCtccttaatatttaaaaaatactcTAAAGGCCTAGTCTCACCGAAAATACAAAATGAAACCTCAAATATTACATTTGATTTTTCAGGTGGATATAAATATTGATTATCAGACAATACATTAACACAGAGCATACCTTTATAGGACTCACTGTGAGTGATATCGGGAACTCTATGCTCTAAAGATTTTTTCACTTCATTCATAGGTCGGTCCTACACATGCAGGTGAGAAGGTACTccatatctatctatatatatatgtaaaggagacttgaggttttgcatgtattaaatgcattaaaccataaagctcctatacatttatattaaatatatttaaaaatataaaaatataaaatatattaaaaactgaaaaaaaaatttacataataaaaaactattcaactactaaaattaaataacaacattcataaacttaaaattgacttgggctttgcatttgacaaatattaaaaattaaaataaaaaagtaaatattttttaataaataatttagataaaatacttttaaaataaaaaaaattctatctatcaatatctatctatctatctatatatatatgtaaaggagacttgaacttttttgcattgattaccgcttttttattaaatacattagataataaaatacaaaactaaaaaataactacatttactttattattcattatattaattaataactgTTAAACCTTTCAatttccaaattaaaaaaaaaaacttttcaatttcccatattttaaaataatttttaatagtgattaaattttaactattaattataactagaagacaaattttgaataataataatttaaattgactaactttacataaataaaaatatatagtaaaataaattttacatttataactaattgtaaaaaatttcaaactcttatatattaaaattaaaattttaattataattataatcataagttgatgaattttaaaaattaaccaacaaaacttattactacattttacgtataaataaaaaattaagtgcTAAAGTTAGATATGAAAATAACACGaattaatatcttttaaataaaaataaacatgttaaatattgaaattagttaatggttgaatactttttgtaaatatatattttggaatttactttttttcgaaagagaaatatatatatatatatatatatatatatatatatatatatatatatatatatatatattagagtGTTGAGAAATATCTCTTCTCAATATGGGTACAATAACATAggaatttacttttaaaatctgAAATGATTATGCATGTTGTTTAAATTGACTATAATGtagttttgtgttattttaaaaaatatttttaaattaatttgtgatttttcttaatattgatagtaataaaaaaaatttgaacgtaatgatagtaataaattattgatgaatattttatgttattaactatattattaacttttttttgaagaataaaaaattattgaattaaGAGAGTCAAAGTACAAAATCATAGTGTCAATTGGTTCAAGGATGAACTTGGGCGCTATGCCTAAATAGAAATCATCCCTACATGTGAAGGGGTTCCTAAAACCAGCTACTAAGTGCAGAATACAAGtaacactactacagaaaaggcttTTCGCCACGGTTCCGCACGCCCTTTAGCCACGGTTTAACCGTGGCGATAACTTGCGTGGCAattgctcaattgccacggttcaagGGCGAACCATGGCAATTGATTCGCCTATTACCACAGTCGGTAAAggataaccgtggcaatagggtccacatattgccacggttacccactcaaccgtggcaatagagtccacatattgccacggtcaagtacgtaaccgtgacaatatgAGGCTTTTGTACCACGGTTttttaaccgtggcaatatgttgTACACCTGGGCTGTGCAATTACCACGGCcagatttatgtttttttttatttgatctgGTCTATGCATAAATTGCAGTAcattttttcaagaaaaataaatttcataaaatcTCATGTTGAGAACAACATTCACATATTCTAACAGAATTACTCAAATATTCCAGCCTTGAATAacaaaacaatactaaaatCCATGTCACTTTACTAATTTGTCTAAAACAATACTAATTGTTGTTGAGAACATACTCTCTCAAGAAATTAAAGCAAGCTACATCAGTTAAAAGCATGAATTAACAAAGTTTTGTTGGAATTAGAATCGGATCTAGCTGCATCCAGAAAGACGCGAGGGAGAGTAGAGCATCTGCAACAACTTGCCATAATGCACACTGTAGCAGAAAAACAGCAGTCCATCACCAACAGCACAGCAGAAGCCGAAACAAAAATACTACAATGCCAAATTTAAACAGTGCAAACACAATTGAGCAACACTATGTCAAAGCCACTACTTTGTTTACATGCACTTTGATAAAGCTAAAAATAACCAAACCCTTTTTGTTCTAGGAAGAAACATGTAGCAAATAAATCATGGAAACGGGTCGTTTGAGAGGGAGGAATGTATATTAGTTAAATGCAAAGCACTAAGTAGTAAACCAGAAGTAACATGGAAAAAAAGGGAAATGCATGTCACCTGTTTAGGCCTTGTCATTATTGTAGGGCTATGAGTTGTATATCCTTGTGTTGCTACTTTGCTCTGTTTGAGTTGATTTTCCAAGGGACCAAGCCTTCAAAAAAGCAACACACGAGGTAAGAGGGAGGGAAGTTATGTATGTACATTTAggaaaagaaggagaaaaaaatggTGAAGCAAGCAAGCAAACTGATTGACATGGTAGAAAAGCCATGAACCATGAGGAAAATGGGGGAAATGGCATGGCCAAGTTATTCCCTGACTATAGATTGTTTTTTCCATCTAAGAAATGATCCAATTGTAAACCACTACATACTTTCAATTCCCCGATGCCATGAATCATGTGGAAAATGGGGAAAATGGCATGGGCTCAAATTAAACACTGAAACAAATTATACATGAATAGgataaaaaaaacactagtaaactCCAAGACCCTGAAAGTTTTCACACCTCACAGTCATTTGTAAAACTGAATCACTATATCTCACTCAACAAAAATGAGAACATAAGACAAAATAAGCAACCAGTGGACTAAAATCAATAAGAAAATGACTCACAAAAGTCTCAGTTTCTTCATGGTTGGTAAAGAATGAGGGATATTTTGGCTCAAATAATTGCAAGCCATGTTTCTGCAATAAAGAAGATTCATCAGAAAAACTCACTGCTGAAGACACAGGGTCACATAAACAAATAGAATTCACTGATGAAGGAAAAAATCATCAGAACAATAGGCTTACATATGTGTGGCATTGGGTGGCAAACTATATGGTATCTCACCAACTATGTTGTTAGAAATCACATCCCTAAATAAACAAGAATATGGAAACAAGTAAGTCACATATGTTTACAGTGAAACAGAACAACTTGAAATATATACACAATTACTTACATATGCTTCAAGTTTTGTAGATTGTGAAGCAAGCCTCCGAGATACCTAGTGATGTTCAATCCTTGAATTTTGCTGCATAAAGACAAAAAGTAGGTAATTAAGGGGTTCATTAATTAGTGGCAATGAAGGGTATATTATAAACCTTGTACAAGTTAATCTCTCAAAACAGAATTAGTTGGAGCATAATAACAAAATTAAACCAAACTGATCAACTAGCAGACTAACATGTAATAGCTTTCCTAACCAATTACATAACTGTGAAGACTAACTATATTACGTCCTCTAACACACTCCAAAGCACCATGATAACCTCCAAAAGCATATTCACTGCCATAATTTTCATAGTAGCCATATCCACTGTCAATGTAGTCATGACCAAGCTCAGAGCCATGGCCATGCTTAAGAGTATTTACTGATGTTGTTGTCATCATAGTTCCTATATACATCCTTCCTGCTGCCGTAGCCAACACCATGGTCAAACCCATGAGCATAGCCACTATCATAGGCTCATAGCCATCCCCATAGACCTTTTCTTACCCACCttcacagtttttttttttttcaggcaGTTTCTGTTCCATCTTCTTAATGTCTTATGTTTGAGTCCTGTgtataaataaaagtaaaactCTAGCAAGGAGCGCTAGCTCTACTAGGATGTGAATGTACCCTGCTTAGATCTAACTAAACGTGATAATCATTTTAAGTACTTCAATTTTGAACACTTTTTGAGATGTAATATGAATATGATCACCTTGGTGTAGTAGAAGTTTACCATGCTATCATCTTTTACATCATTGCAGAATCCAAATTAGAACCCTGCAACAGCAACCACACTTTTTAACAATCTCTGTCCCCTGTGAGAGACAACATTCTGTGCTATGTCTGTTTCATGACTTTCATCTGTCCCTTGCCTTTCTCCATTTTGGACCTTCCTTCATCCGAATAGGCAAAAGaaacatattataaataaatgcaAAATTTACTATGACATGCTAAAACTCAAAGCTTCCCCAACAACTAAAAAGCCAAAGCCATatcaaagtgaaaaaaaaaacgaaaaacaaaaaatatgttCTTGAATGAATCATTACCAGGACTGTGGGAAGAACTGATAGAACTACCATTGAAGTTCTGACCCAGTTGCTTAAGAGCTTCAGCTTGCTGATTTAGGATCAAAGTGCACAATTGCAGttcaaataatttcaaatagaaattcttaaaataaaatcagacCACAAATATTTAAACTTTCATATTTGAAAACCCAAATGTTGGCAAATTTACAATAAAATAGACTAAGATTGGATGACTGAAAGCATGTTATTCTCAAGTTATGAAACATGAAAACAAGAGCTGTTTTAGTACAGGACTTTAGACCATTCTATAGGAAATGGAACATGAGCACTCAGTATCCTGTGAGGAAAATGAAATGCTCAAGCAAGAGTTGGGGTGCTAGTTCTAAATGTAAGTATCTATAGTGTGAACAAGCAAGAGATCTGCTCTATATGGAAACAGAAGTCTAATGAAAACATGAGCAATGGGATAACGAAGACATACCTTACTAGTAATGCTTCTGAACAAGTGGAGAGTTCTTACCCAAAGGTAGCACAAGTCTAATGAAAATCAGAAAGAGGTTACAAACATGAAATGTTCTTTACTAGTAAAGATAGAGACAATGTGCTTCAGAACAAAAGTccaatgaaaatgaaaacaaacacAAGAGCACACCTAACTAGAAAATATTAGTCAATGTGATTTTGAACGGAAGTTTTTAAGAAAATGAGAACAAGAGGTTACACACAACGTGCTTCACCAGCAAAGATAAAGTCAAAATATTTCTGAACAAGTCACAGTTCTTCCCCAAAGGAAATGCAAGTTTGATGAATTAGAAACAATATAATTTGGCATGAGGACGAAGTTACAAAGTAAACTAGGAAACTCATAAAGCCCCACTTATTTGGCTGCTCCTTCAAACAAAATTTGGTTGATGACCCGAGATTTCACATTAAATTTAGTTGGATGAAACCCAATAtagataaaatttaatttgtctACTCTACACTATAGAGTTGTTTGTTTCATTACAGGTGTATAACTGATGACCCAGAGCATGCTAAAGGACTCCACACAAGAATGGCAAATGAGCTCAGAACTTTGAAGTAATTTACCCAATCAACCAAACTATCCTCTTCATAATCACCAGTGTTGTCTACCGGCCGTCGTCCTGTAATGAGCTCCAATAGCATGATACCAAATGAGAAAACATCAGATTTCACAGTTAATTTGCCACTTGATGCATACTCAGGAGCCAAATACCTGAATAAGAAACCAAGTGATTAGACCAATTTGGTATTAGCAGACAGAAACATACACATATAATGATATAAAACTTTGTGAATTGTTTGGTTTATTAGTATTTTACCCAAATGTTCCCATCACACAAGTAGAAACATGTGTTAGTGTCTTGATTAAACTTTGCCAATCCAAAATCTGCCACCTGAATAGATAAAACCAATGATTACCAATAGGAATCAAGAGCCACAATTCTTAAAATATCTCTAGCTCATGAAATTTCATATACATACTTTGGCATCAAAGTTGTTTTCAATTAGAATGTTTGCACCCTTTATGTCTCGGTGAATGATGCGAGGGTGACCTGATTGATGTTTCCCATAAGTTAATAACAATGATTTCAtccttttaacaaaaaaaaagtctacACAAATTGATTATTTAAGAGAAGATAAGCATGCATATCACTTACAATCCTCATGTAAATAAGCAAGTCCTTTGGCTGATCCAATCGCAATTTTGAGCCTGGTGTCCCAGTCCATCAGTTATACACAAGGATCGCTACCATTCCATCCTTGAAGCTCTGGTGGGTAGTTCAAGGTTCTATATAGGTCCTGGAGAGCAGCCACTGctcataaaaaagaaaattacaagAAATTGATTAGTAGTTTCAAAAATCAAACACTTTTCGACTGAATTGATTCAAAGAAATTCCCAAGTATATCTATGACATTCACACACTTCAACAATCGAATAAACACAGATACGAACCTATACAATCAATTTCAACTACTCATATCATCATATTCAAAAAAGATTACAAAATTTCCTTCACTCCTTCTCTAACCTTGGTCCCTTGAAACCCTAGCTAGCAAATAAAATAGCCGTGTGAGAGATAGAGGGAGGGAGAGAGTGTGAGAGACAGAAATGCATACCTAAAACGACTCTAGCATGACGATGATGGGCGATGGCGCGACGAAGAACAACCACAGAGAACGACGCGATGGAGAACAAAAGAACGAAGGAGGAAGACGCGACAGAGACCTGTAGATGATAGAGGAAGAGTGACGAGCTTGACCTCACGAAGAGGATAAGCGAGACCATGGTACCGTCGTCGTGAACAGAAGAGAGGCTGCGAGGTCGACCTCGAGAAGAGAGAGCTTGGGTTGGCCGCCGTCGTTTTGAAGGGTTGGAGTGTGGAGAGTGGGATAGAGGGGAGAAGGTTTAGGGGTATCTATTGTCACGGTcccttaaaaaataataaaatattgtcCCCTATTACCACGGTTCCGCTTctaaccgtgacaattgagctTTTGCCACGGTTTCGCCTATAACTGTGGCAATTGAGGCGTGGCAAAATGtcatttctgtagtagtgtaAGGAACTAGGAGTACTAAACTTTACACCCTgagcaattttttaaaattccctATTCTCTTCTAGCAGAACCCAAATAGGATCATGACCCTCACAGCCCAAGTTTGCCAACTATTAATTATTAACTGtcaacttttcattttcttataaaaaaaaataattattacgtagtacttaaaaatagttagaatattaactatcaatcataaattgagagaaaaaaaaattaagaaacatatttatatgtagacaataatattaatttaaattaaatagtagtaaatataatttttttttgacaccgtagtaaatataaaatttattaatgaacaatctagaaaaatagtttcaaaattaaatgaatgtctctggaagatatttatcattAAATATACTGcatgtgtgtattatttgaaaaacatagtcgtaaaaatattttctcaagttttattatgttattaataatattttctttttcaatttttttatgagtttaatggatatgcactgacagtataaaatagttttacacagacatccaattgaattcagtcaaatcagaaaatatcttattcttttaattaaaattaaagtcaaatgtaattatctctcctatgtggcatgctttgattggatgactgtgtaaaactattttacactgtcagtgcatattcattaaactctttttttatatttcagtAATATCGTGGATTTACATAAAGAGAATTCGAATACCAATGTATCCTCACAACCGAAAGCCGTGAGATTAATCTCTcgccccaaaaaaaaaagaaaaatcgaATACAAGTAATTTAATGTATCAAAAAAACTGTAATACTATCTATTTCGATGTgtaaacacaataattttttctgttatatttatatttaagaaata
This is a stretch of genomic DNA from Lotus japonicus ecotype B-129 chromosome 1, LjGifu_v1.2. It encodes these proteins:
- the LOC130724066 gene encoding uncharacterized protein LOC130724066; translation: IDDDLESCPDPDTKLDLLLEKLNLGARKKLLVLSLSGLLRVNVRDENKIPKSRTPDWKYANSLIYKRPFSGEFMKFCLERFEVGIWSSAMEHNVDAALDFTCGISRSQLLFVWDQDECTDSGFKSLEKKSKPLFFKELNEVWKCIKRGGPYSASNTLLIDDKPYKAFLNPPSTAIFPEPYKPEDKSDKALDPKGRLCSFLKGLADAEDVQAYVKDHPFGQPAITSSHPDWVFYSKVRSSLGKK
- the LOC130732608 gene encoding proline-rich receptor-like protein kinase PERK7, yielding MDWDTRLKIAIGSAKGLAYLHEDCHPRIIHRDIKGANILIENNFDAKVADFGLAKFNQDTNTCFYLCDGNIWVFGS